The window CCGTCGCGCCGGCGCCGGACACGTTCCCCGAGGTCGGCGCGCCGAGGCCCGGACGCCTCGCTCCGCCGGAAGCATGCCGCTGCACCGGAAACGCGTCCGCGACGGACGCCGTGCGCGGAGGTACCGGAGTGGCGGAGGCGTCCCGACTCGGCCCGGCAGCGGGCGGGTTCGCGGTGGGGGCCGTCTCGGCCGCGCCGTTCGGGGCCGTCGGAACACCGGGGCCGGTCGTCGCGTTCGGGGAACCGGCCGCCGGACCGCCGGAGCCGGCCGCCGTGGTCGCACGACGGCCGGCTCCGGCCTTCGCCGTCTGGACGACCGCGGTGCTGTCTGCGGGCGACGTTGCGCCGGTGGAACGGGCGCCCCCGCCGACTGGGCCGGTCGCAGGCGCCTGCCGGGGAGTCGCCGGGCTGCCACGCTCGGCCGTCGGGCGGACGGGGCCGGGTCCCGCCGCGCTGCCGGGGCCGGTCGCACCGTGGGAGGGGGCGCTGTCGGCGGGCGCGGTGGCCTCGCCGCCGGAACGGCTCGTGGCCCGCTGGACGTTGACCACCGCGTCCCCGGCGCGGGATGTCGTGCCGCTGGGCGCGATGGCGGCCGCCGGAGGTGCGGCGGCAGTCCGCTGCAGGCCGGTCGCCGCGTCACCCGAGCCGGTCGCCGCTTCCCGCGGAGGGGTCACCGTCCCGCTGGAACCGCCTGCGGACGGGGCGGTGGGCGTCGCAGGGCGGGGACCGGTCGGCGCTTTGGCGGGCTCCGCTGTCGGCCGACCGGAACCGGTCGCCGCCCGTTGGACGTTGACCCCGGTGCCGGTGCCGGTGCCGGTGCCGGCACCGGTGGGGCCGGTCGGAGAGTTGCCGGAGGAGGGCGCCGCCTTCTGGGTGCGCCCCGGGGCGGTGCCGTCGACGGCGGCCGTCGCCTCAGGAGCGGGTGTCGCACGCGCGTGCTCGGGAGGCGCGCCACGGGAGTCCGTCGTGGCCCGCTGGACGCCGACAGCCGCCGTGCCGGGCCCGGCCGACGCGCGGTCGGGCCCAAGGGGCCCCGGACCGGGCCTGGTTGTCGCTGTCCGGACGCCGTCGGCGGCCGCTGCGCTGCCGGCCGCGCGCGATGCCGTACCGGCTGAGCCGCTCGCGTGGTCGGCAGGGCCGGCTGCCGTACCGCTCGGGACAGTCGCCGGGCCGCCGGGGCCGGTCCCCACGCCCGCGGAGCCGGTACCGGGGGCAGCGGTCGGAGCCGCTGTGACCGCAGGCCCGCCCGCCGGGCCGCCGGAACCGGCCGTCGCCCGCTGGACGGGGCCCACCGCGCCGCCGGTACGGGGCGCCGAACCGCCGGGGGCGGCCGCCGTGCCATCCGCTCCGGCCGCACGGCTGCCGGAGCCCGTCGCCGTGCCCCCACCGGACACCGGGCTGCCGGGACCGGCAGAAGTCAGGTTGCGCGGGCCGGCCGGAGCCGGGCCGCGCGACACGGCCGGTGCGCCGACCGGGCCGCCCCCCGGGGCCCGCTCGGTGTCGACGGCCGCCCTCGAAGGGAGCCCTCCCGGGCCGGCCGGGCCCGAGCCCGAGGCCGACGGCTCACGGTCGGACGTCTCACGGTCCGACGTCGTGCGGTCGGACAGCGCCCCGCCCGCCGCCGCCCCGCCCGCTACCGAACCGCCCGTCGTCGTACGGCCCGATGTCCCGTCGGCAACCGGAGTCTCCCGCCGTGCCACCGGCAGAGACCTGCGCTGCACCGCGGGCGGGGCGGACGCCCTGGTCAACGGGTTCGTCCGCTGCGTCTGCGTATGTGCATGAAACTGGGACTGGGACTGGGACTGGGACTGAGGTTGGGGCTTGCCCCGGGGCGGCACGGCGGTCACCCGTGGTCCCGTCGGGCGGGAAGCCGTGACCGTACGCGGCGCGCGCTGCACGGGGTGTGCGTCGCCGCTCCCGTCGCCCGGGGCCTCGGTCGCTTCGGAGGTGGCGGCCGCCACCGGCAGGGTGTGCGAGGGCGGTTCGAGCCCGGGGACGGGCCGCGCCGAGGTGGTGAGCGCGTTCCTGACCAGCCCGCCCGGTGCACCGTCGAGGACGGCATGGGACAGGGTTCCGGTGAAGGACGGGTTCTGCCAGGTGCTCAGCCGTCCGCCGAACCCGGAGTCCGCGACACCGGTCCGCCCCACGGCGGCCCGCTGGATCGGCGGCAGCCCCGCCCAGCCGATCACCGGAACCGGCCCGGACTCCGCGGCCGTACCGCTCCCGGAATCCGTGCCCGTGCCCGTACCTGTGCCTGCGCCTGTGCCCGTGACTGCGGAGGCTGAACTGCCGTTCCCGGGAGCCGGGTTCGCGTCCGGTGCCGGTGTCGTCACGGGACCCCGGTTCGTCCCGGAGCTGCCCCTCAGCCGGTCGAGGAAGCCCACCGATCAGCCCTCCGCCCCGCCCCGCGTCACCAAGGACGCGATCTGTTCCGTGAAGCGCCGGCGGTCCTGGTGTTCGAGGTCCAGGATCTCCTCCAGGCTCCAGTGGAAGTGGTAGGCGACGTACGCGATCTCCTGGTGCAGCCGGTCGGTCGCGTACGTCACGATTCCCCCAGGCGGCTCCCGCCGAGTTCGACCTCGAAGGGCTCCGAGCAGTGGGGACACTCCACGGCCGCGCGGGTGTGGCCCTCGGCGTTGACCTGACGGTAGAAGTCCTGCAGGAACGCGAGGTCGGAGGCGAACATGTTCTCCACCACCCCGTCGTGCACCGACGGAAGCGTGCCGAGGCTGGTGATGACCCGGCCCAGCAGCACCACGGACAGATACGCCGGGTTCTCCTGGACGCGGACGTCCCGCAGCGGGATCAGCTCGTCCCGGGCCGTGGCGAGACGCATCACGCCGTCCCGGTGGACGGTCCCCGACGCGTCGACGTATCCGCGTGGCAGCTCGAAGGGGAACTCCGTCCGAAGCTGCTGCGGCACCGACACCGGAGCGGGCGGGGATGCGGGCACCGGAGCGGCCGTCTGCTCCGGCGCCGCCACCGGCCCGGGTGCGGGCGCGTCCAC of the Streptomyces aurantiacus genome contains:
- a CDS encoding DUF6760 family protein, which codes for MTYATDRLHQEIAYVAYHFHWSLEEILDLEHQDRRRFTEQIASLVTRGGAEG